The following DNA comes from Erigeron canadensis isolate Cc75 chromosome 3, C_canadensis_v1, whole genome shotgun sequence.
ACTAGTACACATTTATTTGCCATGGGTGACATATATGAACATCAACTACGCATTATTATCTACTTTCATGAATTCATCATTCTGATTTTGTGCTTTTTTATATGGATTTTGGATAATGCACAAGTATTTTTAACACAGAATAAGTTAAATGAACATACTAAATTACAACACCGCCCACATATTTTACACAAAATAACAATTCTTACCATGCTACTAAACACTTCttctaaagaaaaataaaacactcCAAGGAcacaagtggattttcaagtgATTCATCATTGTTTGTATTTGCCATAAACCGATTACTCTCCTCCCTACCCCGACCCGATCTCAATTCGGGTTTTCGGACTTTCTCATTCAAATCCGATCCAACCCGACCCGGAGATTTCCCGGTCCTCCTGTCGGACATACTCCTACTAATATCATTCCTACCACCGGAACCACAACCCATACCCGTACGTTTCGCAGGGGACCTCGAACGACTAGCAACCACATTGCCATTACCCGAAACCCGACTTGGTCGACCCGTGGACCCAAACCCAGGTCCGCGACCATTTCTTTCAGGGAGAAGTCTGACCCGAACCGGAGACTGTTCATTTCCTCTCACCGGTGATTTCCTAACAGTATGAAGCTCACCGGATAGTTGACCCGACACGACCCGGTTCCTAGCTTTTATGGGTGACCTGTCGACCACTTTTCGGCGGTAAACTCCGGTATCAATGTCGTCGTCGGAGATAGTTAGATTTAGATCAAGAATGTGATCTTGAGGCCTAAATTTGTAAGAATTTTGTCTTGATGAGATCTTTTTGGGATCATTTTCAGGTTTTGAAAATGCGTTTTGAGTTGGGGTTTCGGAAAGTACTTCTTTTACAGTTTCGACGTCCACCGGCGACGGAGCTCTGTTGAAGCTCGACGAATGTTGGTGCAATTTTGAAGATGGGTTTGATTTATTTGTGCTTAATAAGCACCCCATTATTTTGGAATGTTTAAAAAGATTGTAACTTTGCACTGGGATCGGGTATCCTTATTGTTCTGAAACTTTGAAGACTTTGGTTGGTTTATTAGCAAAAGATTTGAACTTTTGAAACTTGGGTTgatttataattgaaaatctTGAACACCCATGTAGTAAAACTTGAAAAAGATTTGAACTTTGGTAAATAATTGTCGTAATAATGAAGattgtatataaaatatgtgACACTATGTAGTGACTTGAAAAggattttggattttttttacagtatatataaattatatatatgtgtgtgtgtgtgtatttatatttgaaatcAATCTTCAACGAAAGTTAAAATTATATGAATACTCCGAAGGAAAGACTGTATGAT
Coding sequences within:
- the LOC122592251 gene encoding uncharacterized protein LOC122592251 — translated: MGCLLSTNKSNPSSKLHQHSSSFNRAPSPVDVETVKEVLSETPTQNAFSKPENDPKKISSRQNSYKFRPQDHILDLNLTISDDDIDTGVYRRKVVDRSPIKARNRVVSGQLSGELHTVRKSPVRGNEQSPVRVRLLPERNGRGPGFGSTGRPSRVSGNGNVVASRSRSPAKRTGMGCGSGGRNDISRSMSDRRTGKSPGRVGSDLNEKVRKPELRSGRGREESNRFMANTNNDESLENPLVSLECFIFL